In Synechococcus sp. A18-25c, a single window of DNA contains:
- the zwf gene encoding glucose-6-phosphate dehydrogenase — protein MSATITNPLRVGLRQERVIAPQCLVIFGASGDLTHRKLVPALFELFKQRRLPSEFALLGCARRPWSDNEFRQKMAAAMESTIAENPEAWEQFSAGMFYEPVDLQQPEDLVKLGHRLHEIDRLRATRNNRTFYLSVSPKFYAGGCRALADAGLLKDPERSRVVIEKPFGRDYSSAQALNRVVQSCGQENQIFRIDHYLGKETVQNIMVLRFANTIFEPIWNRNYISSVQITAAETVGVEERAGYYETSGALRDMVQNHLTQMLAITAMETPGRFDPEAIRSEKAKVLQAARLADENEPWNCCIRGQYGPGGTHESPLLGYRQEHGVDPNSTTETYVAMKLFIDNWRWQGVPFYVRTGKRLPKRLSEVVLTFREAPVHLFDAAGGGPTANQLILRIQPDEGAEFKFEVKSPGSGMRSRPVEMEFSYDESFGEPSDEGYVRLLADAMLSDPTLFTRSDEVEAAWRLYTPLLELIEDSPWQLPIHPYESRTWGPAASDALLARDGLLWRRP, from the coding sequence ATGAGCGCAACGATCACGAACCCGTTGAGGGTGGGGCTGCGTCAAGAGCGCGTGATCGCCCCACAGTGTCTGGTGATCTTCGGAGCCAGCGGTGACCTCACCCACCGCAAACTGGTACCGGCGCTCTTTGAGCTCTTCAAGCAACGACGACTGCCCAGTGAATTCGCACTGCTCGGTTGCGCTCGCAGGCCATGGAGCGACAACGAATTCCGCCAAAAGATGGCAGCCGCGATGGAGAGCACCATCGCGGAAAATCCTGAAGCCTGGGAACAATTTTCAGCGGGCATGTTCTACGAGCCCGTGGATCTCCAGCAACCCGAAGATCTGGTGAAGCTGGGACATCGGCTGCATGAAATCGACCGGTTGAGGGCTACTCGCAACAACCGCACCTTCTATCTGTCGGTGTCTCCGAAGTTTTATGCCGGCGGCTGCCGAGCCCTCGCCGATGCAGGCCTGCTGAAAGACCCGGAGCGCAGCCGGGTGGTGATCGAAAAACCCTTTGGTCGGGATTACAGCAGTGCCCAAGCCCTCAATCGCGTGGTGCAGAGCTGCGGACAGGAAAACCAGATCTTCCGGATCGATCACTATCTCGGAAAGGAAACCGTTCAGAACATCATGGTTCTGCGGTTCGCTAACACCATTTTTGAGCCGATCTGGAATCGCAACTACATCTCAAGCGTCCAAATCACAGCGGCAGAAACGGTTGGCGTGGAGGAACGCGCTGGCTACTACGAAACCTCTGGTGCACTCAGGGACATGGTGCAGAACCACCTGACCCAGATGCTGGCCATCACGGCCATGGAAACCCCCGGGCGCTTTGATCCTGAAGCGATCCGAAGTGAAAAAGCCAAGGTTCTGCAAGCCGCACGCCTGGCCGATGAGAACGAGCCTTGGAACTGTTGCATCCGCGGCCAGTACGGACCAGGGGGCACGCATGAATCTCCCTTGCTTGGTTATCGCCAGGAGCACGGGGTCGACCCGAACAGCACCACGGAAACCTATGTGGCGATGAAGCTGTTCATCGACAACTGGCGTTGGCAGGGGGTGCCCTTTTACGTCAGAACGGGGAAACGCCTGCCAAAACGACTGAGCGAAGTGGTGCTGACCTTCCGCGAAGCGCCGGTGCATTTGTTCGATGCAGCCGGAGGCGGGCCCACCGCCAATCAACTCATCCTGCGCATTCAGCCCGATGAAGGCGCAGAGTTCAAATTCGAAGTGAAGTCACCCGGTTCCGGCATGCGCAGCCGCCCGGTGGAAATGGAGTTTTCCTACGACGAGTCGTTTGGAGAACCCTCCGACGAGGGGTATGTGCGGCTCCTGGCAGACGCCATGCTGAGCGATCCAACTCTGTTCACCCGCAGTGATGAGGTCGAAGCCGCCTGGCGCCTTTACACCCCTCTGCTGGAACTGATCGAAGACAGCCCATGGCAGCTGCCGATCCATCCCTATGAATCCCGCACCTGGGGCCCCGCGGCCTCCGATGCCCTGCTCGCACGCGACGGATTGCTGTGGCGCCGACCCTGA
- a CDS encoding glucose-6-phosphate dehydrogenase assembly protein OpcA: protein MSPQLTLQTPLELPPSEVPNYLEQLWSRDQPNNTGAHTFCLLIWQPAWVEQQLVRTGRLDGPITGVQRTQLIEAGRKAVVDGDLPISTPPLTEAVARCLSQMDGDHTSEDLRGQHVDAVLSHLRPRRLITLAPSLKAEQPMETLVAAYCPLPEEGGGTAVCGDVVVLRGGKPSLVQGLSILDPLLPEELPAWVWWNGALDEAPDLLQQLASAPRRLILDSALGDPRLCLGLLADRIAANQAVNDLNWLRLGSWHQTLAMVFDPPHRRDALGHVVQLDIDVEGDHPVQGLLLGSWIADRLGWTLDTHQHHSDQSITATFKRPDGTAVKMRVAPVPMGQPSIHPGQIVGLRLICKPDDQPAMCVILCTESGGCMRLEAGGMASLELIEEVVPVQQLPVEADVSRLLEGGHDSTNPLLAAAAPLAAKLIS from the coding sequence ATGTCTCCCCAGCTCACCCTTCAGACCCCTCTAGAGCTTCCGCCTTCGGAAGTTCCCAACTACTTGGAACAGCTCTGGTCACGCGATCAGCCCAACAACACCGGGGCGCACACCTTCTGCCTTTTGATTTGGCAACCGGCCTGGGTGGAACAGCAACTGGTTCGGACGGGGCGGCTGGATGGGCCCATCACCGGTGTGCAACGAACGCAGCTGATCGAAGCAGGACGCAAGGCGGTGGTCGACGGCGATCTGCCCATCAGCACCCCACCACTGACCGAGGCCGTGGCCCGTTGCCTGAGTCAGATGGATGGCGATCACACCAGTGAAGATCTCCGTGGTCAGCATGTGGATGCGGTCCTCAGCCATTTGCGTCCACGCCGGCTGATCACCCTTGCGCCCAGTCTGAAAGCAGAGCAGCCGATGGAAACCCTCGTGGCCGCCTATTGCCCACTTCCAGAGGAAGGTGGCGGAACAGCGGTTTGCGGAGATGTGGTGGTGCTACGCGGTGGAAAGCCATCTCTGGTGCAAGGGCTGTCAATCCTTGATCCGCTCTTGCCCGAGGAACTGCCCGCTTGGGTTTGGTGGAACGGAGCCCTCGATGAGGCCCCTGATTTGCTGCAGCAACTGGCCAGCGCACCACGGCGACTGATCCTCGATTCAGCACTGGGAGACCCCAGGCTCTGCCTCGGTCTTCTCGCCGACAGAATCGCAGCCAATCAGGCCGTCAATGATCTCAATTGGCTGCGTTTGGGCAGCTGGCATCAGACGCTGGCGATGGTGTTTGATCCGCCGCACCGGCGGGATGCCTTGGGCCACGTGGTGCAGCTCGACATTGACGTCGAGGGCGATCATCCGGTGCAAGGCCTGCTGCTCGGCTCTTGGATCGCGGATCGCCTGGGTTGGACGCTGGACACCCATCAGCACCATTCGGACCAGAGCATCACCGCCACGTTCAAGCGGCCTGATGGCACCGCAGTGAAGATGCGTGTGGCACCAGTTCCCATGGGTCAGCCCAGTATTCATCCCGGACAAATTGTGGGACTCCGACTGATCTGTAAGCCCGATGACCAACCGGCGATGTGCGTCATTCTCTGCACAGAATCCGGAGGCTGCATGCGCCTCGAAGCCGGTGGCATGGCAAGTCTGGAGCTGATTGAAGAGGTTGTGCCGGTGCAGCAGCTGCCCGTGGAAGCCGATGTGTCCCGCCTGCTAGAAGGCGGCCATGACTCCACCAATCCGCTCTTGGCAGCAGCGGCTCCATTGGCTGCCAAGCTGATCAGCTGA
- a CDS encoding cobyrinate a,c-diamide synthase, whose amino-acid sequence MACVIAAPASGSGKTLLSLCLIAWARHHQRSIQPFKVGPDYLDPQLLTLAAGQPCRNLDLPLCGKAWVNQSFNGYGGRSHLALIEGVMGLYDGIGSSSEGSSADVAIQLRLPVVLLVDAGGQARSLAALVAGFRALDPRLQLAGVVLNRVNSLRHRELLEEVLEQIGVRCLGCLPNDPSLDLPSRHLGLAPAHELRQLEPRLKRWAELAEEHLAMDVFQELLKAPSPGPDPIQTALSSALTAGEPMPALPVAVAQDEAFHFRYPEMQECLEALNMPVLPWSPLADGPPPEEARGLVLPGGFPELHAARLSTCKQSFAALQSWIQTKPIYAECGGMLLLGQSLADPEGRQHRMAGLLPFEAKRGRLQVGYRTLKVRSDTLLMRQGEQLRGHEFHRWNLSQEAGTTMGKTGPLWQVEGWKIKRRAEGWNRPNLHASWVHLHWAGSSTISCRWRAALASAAKRNDAVG is encoded by the coding sequence ATGGCCTGCGTGATCGCTGCTCCGGCGAGCGGAAGTGGCAAAACCCTGCTCAGCCTCTGTCTCATCGCCTGGGCGAGGCACCATCAACGCAGCATTCAACCCTTCAAGGTTGGGCCTGATTATCTCGACCCTCAGCTGCTCACGCTTGCAGCAGGGCAACCCTGCCGCAACCTCGACCTACCGCTCTGTGGCAAGGCCTGGGTCAATCAGAGCTTTAACGGCTACGGAGGTCGCAGCCATCTGGCCCTGATTGAGGGCGTCATGGGTCTCTATGACGGCATTGGCTCCAGTTCAGAAGGGAGCAGCGCCGATGTGGCCATCCAGCTCAGACTGCCCGTTGTGCTGCTGGTGGATGCCGGAGGGCAGGCCCGATCACTCGCCGCTCTTGTGGCTGGCTTCCGTGCGCTCGACCCACGACTGCAGCTGGCGGGTGTGGTGCTGAACCGGGTCAACAGCCTGCGTCATCGAGAACTGCTGGAGGAGGTGCTCGAGCAGATCGGCGTGCGCTGCCTGGGATGCCTGCCGAACGATCCCAGCCTTGACTTACCCAGTCGCCACCTTGGACTGGCACCAGCGCATGAATTACGACAGCTCGAACCACGGCTCAAGCGCTGGGCCGAGCTCGCCGAAGAGCATCTAGCGATGGACGTGTTTCAGGAGCTGCTCAAGGCTCCCTCTCCCGGTCCCGATCCCATTCAGACCGCGCTTAGCTCTGCCCTCACGGCTGGAGAGCCAATGCCTGCCTTGCCCGTGGCGGTGGCGCAGGACGAAGCCTTCCACTTCCGTTATCCAGAGATGCAGGAGTGTCTGGAAGCCCTCAACATGCCTGTGCTGCCCTGGAGCCCACTGGCAGATGGTCCACCGCCTGAGGAGGCGAGGGGGCTGGTGCTGCCGGGGGGCTTTCCGGAACTGCATGCCGCCCGACTCAGCACCTGCAAACAAAGTTTTGCAGCCCTGCAGAGCTGGATTCAGACAAAGCCGATCTATGCCGAATGCGGCGGCATGTTGCTGCTCGGCCAGAGCCTGGCTGATCCTGAGGGCCGACAGCACCGAATGGCGGGGCTGCTCCCTTTTGAAGCCAAGCGAGGCCGCCTACAGGTGGGCTATCGCACGCTCAAGGTCAGAAGCGACACGCTGCTGATGCGCCAAGGAGAACAACTCAGGGGCCATGAATTTCATCGCTGGAACTTAAGCCAAGAGGCCGGTACCACGATGGGCAAAACCGGACCGCTGTGGCAGGTTGAAGGTTGGAAGATCAAGCGAAGAGCTGAGGGATGGAACAGACCCAACCTCCACGCAAGCTGGGTCCACCTCCACTGGGCCGGATCCTCGACGATCTCATGCCGTTGGCGCGCCGCGCTCGCGTCCGCAGCGAAGCGGAACGACGCCGTTGGGTAA
- a CDS encoding acylphosphatase has product MPLARRARVRSEAERRRWVSRSDRQRTNRLLERWRFLVEGHVQGVGFRQACRRRAMELGLSGWVRNLADGRVEVQAEGESLPLNEMRLWCEQGSSDARVRLVRPSQIPITGDDWFEIRS; this is encoded by the coding sequence ATGCCGTTGGCGCGCCGCGCTCGCGTCCGCAGCGAAGCGGAACGACGCCGTTGGGTAAGCCGAAGCGATCGTCAACGAACCAACCGATTGCTGGAACGCTGGCGCTTCTTGGTGGAGGGACACGTCCAAGGGGTGGGCTTCAGACAGGCCTGCAGGCGACGCGCCATGGAGCTTGGGCTCAGCGGCTGGGTGCGCAATCTCGCGGATGGACGGGTGGAAGTTCAGGCGGAGGGCGAGTCGCTACCCCTCAACGAAATGCGGCTGTGGTGTGAGCAGGGCTCCAGTGACGCCCGTGTTCGCCTGGTGAGGCCATCCCAGATCCCGATCACCGGCGACGACTGGTTCGAGATCCGAAGCTGA
- a CDS encoding GAP family protein → MSDTTLWAELLAYGTGIGLSPIHIAVLLLLLLGPQPIKRGGWFVAGWVVTTLLAATLLVTVGHTLVLDMSHGSHHRTGLDLLAGGALIAVGGRELIKSATEGGEPPSWTKGIDRFVAMPLPLLLLLGSVGELVSPDDLVLFAKSAGVVLSAQLPTWQEAVGLIAFTVGASLFLLAPLIAVIIGRDKVIPLLEKGKTVLFTRGELVVGGLSLGLGIYLGWQGVSGLTLT, encoded by the coding sequence ATGAGCGACACCACCCTCTGGGCTGAATTGCTGGCCTACGGCACAGGCATTGGCCTATCCCCAATCCACATCGCCGTGCTGCTGCTGCTGCTGCTGGGCCCCCAACCGATCAAGAGAGGAGGCTGGTTCGTCGCTGGCTGGGTGGTAACCACCCTGTTGGCCGCGACACTGCTGGTGACAGTGGGACACACCCTTGTGCTGGACATGAGCCATGGCTCCCATCACCGCACCGGGCTGGATCTGCTGGCAGGTGGCGCCTTGATCGCCGTTGGCGGTCGTGAATTGATCAAATCAGCCACGGAAGGCGGTGAGCCACCGAGCTGGACGAAGGGCATTGACCGGTTTGTAGCTATGCCACTGCCACTGCTGCTGCTGCTGGGATCCGTCGGTGAGCTGGTGAGCCCCGATGATCTCGTGCTGTTCGCCAAATCGGCCGGCGTGGTGCTGTCTGCCCAGCTACCCACCTGGCAAGAAGCGGTGGGTCTGATCGCTTTCACGGTGGGCGCGAGTCTGTTTCTGCTGGCTCCCCTGATCGCTGTGATTATTGGTCGCGACAAGGTCATCCCTCTTCTGGAAAAGGGTAAAACTGTGCTCTTCACCCGCGGTGAACTGGTGGTGGGCGGCCTCAGCCTTGGCCTGGGGATCTACCTGGGATGGCAAGGCGTGAGCGGGCTCACTCTGACCTGA
- a CDS encoding AAA family ATPase: MTSPPHAELSLTQDQTHAAAAFSDWLQQKDPGLPFVLSGFAGSGKTFLSMRLLREVEASGLCWTVVAPTHKAVGVLRQALTLEGLHPTWYPSTIHRLLRLKLKRQGDRELCEATEQTAGALEHLGLVLIDEASMVDSSLLSIALQCAHPFKTRLVFVGDPAQLPPVGESDSPVFAMNRAVTACLRQVVRHQGPVLQLASCLRDGRLPCEVPPIIPPVRTELGQVGVLNRNDWLERAKEGLRQAAACDNPDAARILCFTNRRLEALVPHARRAIHGDMADQMAVLPGEVLITRTAVMAPASRDNGETGEEPDLVLGSNREVVVEDVAPERCDLAEFGVAGDTQLSLAGLGAPVIETLNARVRSGELELNLRLQPPSGSQARQQLDALMKRLAQEAREAGKRGGRPLWRRYFLVRDAFASLGPAAVLTVHRSQGSSFGEVFVADDVFWPQDQALRRQLVYVAVSRAREGVWLAGRSPSAVMAERWTSALRSE; encoded by the coding sequence GTGACATCGCCTCCCCACGCCGAACTGAGCCTTACGCAGGATCAGACCCATGCTGCTGCTGCCTTCTCTGACTGGCTGCAGCAGAAGGATCCTGGCCTGCCGTTTGTTTTGAGCGGTTTCGCCGGTAGCGGCAAGACCTTTCTGTCCATGCGCCTGTTGCGTGAGGTGGAGGCCAGTGGTCTGTGCTGGACCGTGGTGGCTCCTACCCACAAGGCCGTCGGCGTGCTGCGCCAGGCACTCACACTCGAGGGCCTGCATCCGACCTGGTATCCCTCCACCATTCATCGCTTGTTACGACTGAAGCTCAAACGCCAGGGGGACCGGGAGCTCTGTGAAGCCACCGAGCAGACCGCCGGTGCCTTGGAACATCTGGGATTGGTGCTGATCGATGAGGCTTCGATGGTCGACAGCTCGTTGTTGTCGATCGCCTTGCAATGCGCCCATCCCTTTAAGACGCGTTTGGTGTTTGTTGGTGATCCGGCCCAGTTACCGCCTGTGGGTGAGAGCGATAGCCCCGTGTTTGCCATGAATCGGGCTGTCACCGCCTGCTTGCGCCAGGTCGTGCGGCATCAGGGCCCTGTATTGCAGCTGGCCAGTTGCCTGCGCGATGGACGGCTGCCCTGTGAAGTGCCGCCAATCATTCCGCCTGTGCGCACCGAGCTCGGCCAGGTGGGGGTGTTGAACCGCAACGACTGGCTGGAGCGAGCCAAGGAAGGCCTCCGTCAGGCCGCGGCTTGCGATAACCCCGATGCTGCAAGGATTCTCTGCTTCACCAATCGCCGTCTGGAGGCGCTCGTGCCCCATGCCCGCCGGGCAATTCATGGCGACATGGCCGATCAGATGGCGGTGCTGCCTGGTGAAGTGTTGATCACCCGCACGGCAGTGATGGCCCCGGCTTCACGGGATAATGGTGAAACCGGTGAGGAGCCGGATCTGGTGCTGGGTTCCAACCGTGAGGTGGTGGTGGAAGACGTAGCACCGGAACGCTGTGACTTGGCGGAGTTCGGTGTGGCTGGTGACACCCAGCTCTCGCTGGCTGGCCTTGGGGCACCCGTCATCGAAACTCTCAATGCCCGGGTGCGCAGCGGTGAATTGGAGCTCAATCTGCGCCTGCAGCCCCCATCCGGTAGCCAGGCCAGGCAGCAGTTGGATGCCCTGATGAAGCGTCTGGCCCAGGAGGCACGGGAAGCCGGCAAGCGCGGTGGACGGCCGTTGTGGCGCCGATACTTCCTGGTCAGGGATGCTTTCGCGTCGCTGGGGCCAGCCGCTGTACTCACGGTGCATCGCAGCCAGGGCAGCAGTTTCGGTGAGGTTTTTGTGGCGGATGATGTGTTCTGGCCGCAAGATCAGGCCTTAAGGCGGCAACTTGTTTACGTCGCGGTCAGTCGTGCCAGAGAGGGGGTCTGGCTGGCTGGCCGTTCTCCTTCCGCGGTGATGGCTGAGCGCTGGACATCAGCACTCAGGTCAGAGTGA
- a CDS encoding divergent PAP2 family protein, which translates to MAVMTVSMPLQFLDNAVLAWGLAACGLAQLSKLVIELVLHRRWRPAVLIETGGMPSSHSALVTGTAAAAGWQEGFNSAVFALAATVAFVVMYDASGVRRSAGFTAERVNALPDAVWDTVPEQPLKERLGHSRTEVLVGSLMGPAIALIGLTFVGSPLQLAHTITDALG; encoded by the coding sequence ATGGCGGTCATGACTGTGTCCATGCCGCTTCAGTTTCTCGATAACGCCGTCTTGGCTTGGGGCCTTGCGGCTTGTGGGCTGGCTCAGCTCTCCAAACTGGTGATTGAACTGGTGCTCCACCGGCGGTGGCGGCCCGCGGTGTTGATCGAAACAGGAGGAATGCCCTCCAGTCACTCGGCTCTGGTGACCGGGACTGCGGCGGCTGCGGGCTGGCAGGAGGGGTTCAACTCGGCCGTGTTTGCCTTGGCCGCCACCGTGGCATTCGTGGTGATGTACGACGCCAGTGGTGTTCGCCGTTCCGCCGGTTTCACGGCGGAACGGGTGAATGCGCTGCCTGATGCCGTGTGGGACACAGTTCCTGAACAACCACTCAAGGAACGGCTGGGACATTCCCGCACCGAAGTGTTGGTAGGAAGCTTGATGGGGCCGGCGATCGCCTTGATCGGACTGACTTTTGTGGGTTCTCCGCTTCAGTTGGCGCACACCATCACCGACGCCCTGGGGTGA
- the crtE gene encoding geranylgeranyl diphosphate synthase CrtE, translated as MTATATSPEGVPPSGDPKPSFDFNVYLSSARERVEAALDASLGPERPESLRESMRYSLLAGGKRLRPILCLAACELVGGDAALAMPTAVALEMIHTMSLIHDDLPAMDNDDLRRGRPTNHKVYGDAMAILAGDALLSRAFEMVAVRSEGVSPDRLVQVVGELALVSGAPGLVGGQVVDLESEAKQVDLETLEYIHLHKTAALLRACVVTGALIGGADAQQVSAMRTYANGIGLAFQIIDDILDVTASSEVLGKTAGKDLVADKTTYPKLLGLESSRSRALELVAEAKSVLDPWKDKAQPLLALADYVASRDR; from the coding sequence ATGACCGCAACGGCGACAAGTCCTGAGGGTGTTCCGCCGTCGGGTGACCCCAAGCCCAGCTTTGACTTCAACGTTTACTTGAGCAGCGCCCGCGAACGGGTGGAAGCGGCTCTGGATGCCTCATTGGGGCCCGAGCGGCCGGAATCCCTGCGGGAATCCATGCGCTACTCATTGCTGGCTGGGGGCAAGCGCTTGCGTCCGATCCTGTGTCTCGCCGCCTGTGAGTTGGTGGGGGGCGATGCTGCGCTGGCCATGCCCACAGCCGTGGCTCTGGAAATGATCCACACCATGTCGCTGATCCACGACGATCTTCCGGCGATGGACAATGATGATTTGCGGCGAGGCCGTCCGACCAATCACAAGGTCTATGGCGATGCCATGGCCATTCTGGCCGGTGATGCTCTGCTCAGCCGTGCCTTCGAAATGGTGGCGGTCCGCAGTGAAGGGGTGTCTCCCGATCGGCTGGTCCAGGTGGTGGGCGAGCTGGCGCTGGTGTCTGGTGCTCCAGGGCTGGTGGGCGGCCAGGTGGTGGATCTGGAAAGTGAAGCCAAACAAGTCGACCTGGAAACGCTGGAATACATCCATCTGCACAAAACCGCAGCCCTGCTGCGGGCCTGTGTGGTCACTGGTGCCTTGATTGGTGGTGCCGATGCCCAGCAGGTGTCGGCCATGCGTACCTATGCCAATGGCATCGGCCTGGCATTCCAGATCATTGATGACATTCTGGATGTCACGGCCAGCAGCGAGGTGCTGGGTAAAACCGCTGGTAAGGATCTTGTCGCAGACAAGACCACGTATCCGAAGCTTCTCGGCCTGGAGTCATCCCGATCCCGTGCTCTTGAGCTGGTGGCGGAGGCCAAGTCGGTACTCGACCCCTGGAAAGACAAGGCACAACCGCTTCTGGCCCTGGCTGATTACGTTGCTAGCCGCGACCGTTGA
- the folD gene encoding bifunctional methylenetetrahydrofolate dehydrogenase/methenyltetrahydrofolate cyclohydrolase FolD gives MALRLDGKALAKELEQRLQTQIQSACSSAGRPPGLAVLRVGDDPASAVYVSNKEKACARIGVDSFGSHLPSDASADQVLQAIRALNADGRVDGILLQLPLPKGLDEAPLLAAIDPEKDADGLHTLNLGRLLKGEPGPRSCTPAGVMAMLRSQGIDPSGKRAVVVGRSILVGQPMALMLQAANATVTVAHSRTRDLAAVTRQAEILVVAAGRPEMLGADHVSPGTVVVDVGIHRRPEGGLCGDVKAAELEPIAAALSPVPGGVGPMTVTMLLVNTVVAWCRRHQIDHDLADLIE, from the coding sequence ATGGCCCTCAGATTGGATGGCAAGGCGCTGGCCAAAGAACTCGAACAGCGCTTGCAGACGCAAATCCAATCCGCATGCTCTTCAGCGGGACGTCCACCTGGATTAGCTGTTTTGCGGGTGGGGGACGACCCGGCTAGCGCGGTCTATGTCTCCAACAAGGAGAAGGCTTGTGCCCGGATCGGTGTGGACAGCTTCGGATCCCACCTGCCATCTGATGCATCAGCAGACCAGGTGTTGCAGGCCATCCGTGCTCTCAATGCCGATGGGCGCGTGGACGGGATCCTGTTGCAACTTCCCCTTCCTAAGGGGTTGGATGAAGCGCCATTGCTTGCTGCCATTGATCCGGAGAAGGATGCCGATGGACTGCACACCCTGAATCTGGGTCGGCTGCTCAAGGGTGAACCTGGGCCACGCAGTTGCACCCCGGCCGGAGTGATGGCGATGCTGCGCAGTCAGGGCATTGATCCATCTGGAAAGCGGGCTGTGGTGGTCGGACGCAGCATCCTGGTTGGCCAGCCCATGGCGCTGATGCTGCAGGCTGCCAATGCAACGGTCACGGTGGCGCATTCACGCACCCGCGATCTGGCCGCTGTGACCCGTCAGGCCGAGATCCTGGTCGTGGCCGCCGGTCGTCCCGAAATGCTGGGGGCTGACCACGTCAGTCCTGGCACCGTCGTGGTGGATGTCGGTATCCATCGCAGACCCGAGGGTGGGCTCTGCGGTGATGTGAAAGCGGCCGAACTGGAGCCGATTGCAGCAGCACTCTCGCCAGTGCCTGGGGGGGTGGGACCCATGACAGTCACCATGCTTCTGGTGAACACGGTGGTGGCCTGGTGCCGGCGACACCAGATCGATCACGATCTTGCCGATCTGATCGAGTGA